Genomic DNA from bacterium:
GATGCGGCGGATGGTCCACGCGCTGTACTCGATCCGCAAAAAGCCCAACAGCACAAACGTCTTGGCCAGCGTACGCAGCAGCAGAACAACGATCTCGGGAAACCCCAGCATATAGGGTCCGCCGATCAGTTCCACGGCTGACCCCACCGCCCACGCCACGCCGTAAGCCAGCACCACGTGCATGTAGTCGAGGTGGTCGTCCTTAAGCACAGTGCCCAGCACAAACCACCACACCAATCCGCCAATCGCCATTTGCAGCAGAATGACACCGGGATTCATGAGGTTCTCGCGGCGGCCTTCTTCCAGATGTAATAAATCGGAATTCCCAACAGCACGATGATCATTCCGGGCCAGGTGTAGCGCGGCTTGTAAATCAACAGGTCCACGCATACTCCGGTCGCAAACAGCACATAGATAATCGGCAGCACCGGATACCCGAAAGCCTTGTACGGGCGCTCCGCATCGGGCCGGGTTTTGCGCAGGCGGAAAATGCCGAGAATCGTCAGGATGTAGAAAATCAGCACGGCGAAAATCACATAGTCCAGCAGGTCGCCGTATTTTCCCGACAGGCACAACACCGCCGCCCAGATCCCTTGGACAATCAGCGCCACACCGGGCACTGCCTGTTTGTTCAGTTGAGCGGTCTTTTTGAAGAACAGGCCGTCGCAGGCCATCGCATAGTAGACGCGTGCGCCGGTCAAAATCATTCCGTTGTTGCACCCGAAAGTGGAAATCATGATGAATACGGCCATGATGATCGCCGCCGGAGCGCCGAAAATCAGGTAAGCCGCCGCCGTCCCCACGCGGTCATCCGCCGCAAATTGAATTCCCCGGCCAACGACGTCGGTGGCGGCGGGACTGCCCTGAATGGGCAGCAGCAGAATGTACGCAAGGTTCGCAATCAGGTACAAAACCACTACGCTGCCCGTTCCCAGTGCCAGACTCAGCGCCACATTGCGCTTGGGATTCTTTGTTTCGGCGGCGGTGAAGGTCGACCCGTTCCAGGCATCGCAGGCAAACAGCGATCCGACCGAGGCCACGCCGAAGGCCGTCAGCAACGCCAGCCCGCTCAGGTGCGGCACCAGCACATTGCCTGCGCCGTCTTTGGTCATCGCTTCCCAGAAATGGCTGAAGTTGCCGGCAATCACTCCCGGATCTTTGGCCACGATGAAGCCAAGGATGATCAACCCGAACAGCGCCGCCGTCTTGGCAATGGTAAACAGATCCTGCACCCATTTGCCTTCCCGGATGCCGCGCGTGTTCAGCCATGTCAGGAAAGCCACGTTGGCAATCGCCAGCATCTGCGCGGCGGAGATCTTCAGCCCCGCCACCGTGAAGAGAATGTTC
This window encodes:
- a CDS encoding amino acid permease; the encoded protein is MRQVVHSDQEKSQAGFKRELTLLDATMIVIGSMIGSGIFIVSADIARTVGSAGWLMVVWAVSGVVTIIAALSYGELAGMFPQAGGQYVYLREAWNPLTGFLYGWTLFAVIQTGSIAAVGVAFAKFTAVLIPWFSEENILFTVAGLKISAAQMLAIANVAFLTWLNTRGIREGKWVQDLFTIAKTAALFGLIILGFIVAKDPGVIAGNFSHFWEAMTKDGAGNVLVPHLSGLALLTAFGVASVGSLFACDAWNGSTFTAAETKNPKRNVALSLALGTGSVVVLYLIANLAYILLLPIQGSPAATDVVGRGIQFAADDRVGTAAAYLIFGAPAAIIMAVFIMISTFGCNNGMILTGARVYYAMACDGLFFKKTAQLNKQAVPGVALIVQGIWAAVLCLSGKYGDLLDYVIFAVLIFYILTILGIFRLRKTRPDAERPYKAFGYPVLPIIYVLFATGVCVDLLIYKPRYTWPGMIIVLLGIPIYYIWKKAAARTS